Proteins from one Bacteroides mediterraneensis genomic window:
- a CDS encoding TlpA disulfide reductase family protein: MKWNRIFLGVFLGCLCLSCIRDEVPAGADIVGPGDRLPDFSVVLNDGSVVSRESLRGKVAVLVFFHTDCPDCQQELPVIQRLYEEYASSAEVCICAVSREEGEAEVASYWQAHALTIPYSAQEDRSVYALFSTSGVPKVYVCGPDGKVVSVYSDNPIATYSELKEDVENARIFSSYLFAEQMVSLNLPTRIY; encoded by the coding sequence ATGAAGTGGAATCGGATTTTTTTAGGGGTTTTTCTCGGATGCCTGTGCTTGTCCTGTATCCGGGATGAGGTTCCGGCGGGTGCGGATATCGTGGGGCCGGGAGATAGATTGCCCGATTTTTCGGTGGTACTGAACGACGGTTCAGTGGTGAGCCGGGAATCGTTGAGGGGGAAGGTGGCCGTGCTGGTGTTTTTTCATACAGACTGTCCGGATTGTCAGCAGGAGCTTCCTGTCATACAGCGGTTGTATGAGGAATATGCTTCTTCGGCCGAGGTATGTATCTGTGCCGTCAGCCGGGAAGAAGGGGAAGCAGAAGTGGCTTCTTATTGGCAGGCCCATGCGCTGACTATTCCTTATTCGGCCCAGGAAGACAGGAGTGTCTATGCGCTTTTTTCCACGAGTGGAGTTCCTAAAGTCTATGTGTGCGGGCCGGACGGGAAAGTGGTTTCTGTCTATTCCGACAATCCCATCGCCACTTATTCCGAGTTGAAGGAAGATGTGGAGAATGCACGTATTTTTTCTTCATATCTTTTTGCGGAACAAATGGTTTCACTAAATTTGCCGACAAGAATTTACTAA
- a CDS encoding acyl-CoA dehydrogenase family protein → MANFYTEHPELKFHLNNPMMERICQLKERDYRDKDEYDYAPQDYADAIDSYDKVLEITGEITGEVIAPNAEGVDQEGPHHANGRVEYASGTKANLEAMVKAGLNGMTMPRRFGGLNFPITPYTMCAEIVAQADAGFGNIWSLQDCIETLYEFGNEDQHSRFIPRICAGETMSMDLTEPDAGSDLQSVMLKATYDEANNCWRLNGVKRFITNGDANIHLVLARSEEGTHDGRGLSMFIYDKNDGGVDVRRIENKLGIHGSPTCELVYKNAKAELCGDRKLGLIKYVMALMNGARLGIAAQSVGLSQAAYDEALAYAKDRKQFGKAIIEFPAVYDMLATIKAKLDAGRALLYQTSRYVDIYKALDDIARERKLTPEERQEQKRYAKLADSFTPLAKGMNSEYANQNAYDCIQVHGGSGFMMEYACQRIYRDARITSIYEGTTQLQTVAAIRYVTNGSYAATLHEFETIPCAPEYEGYMNRIKDMTRKLEACTNAVKEAQNQELLDFVARRLYEMAAVCVMSHLLLQDATKAPEMFGKSLNVYVNYAEAEVEKHFNFIRKFQTEELASYRK, encoded by the coding sequence ATGGCAAACTTTTATACAGAACATCCGGAACTCAAGTTTCACTTGAACAATCCGATGATGGAGCGTATCTGTCAGTTGAAAGAACGCGATTACAGAGATAAAGACGAGTACGATTATGCGCCGCAGGATTATGCGGATGCCATCGACTCTTACGATAAAGTGTTGGAAATAACCGGTGAAATCACGGGTGAGGTGATTGCACCCAATGCTGAAGGAGTAGACCAGGAAGGTCCGCATCATGCCAATGGCCGTGTGGAATATGCTTCGGGTACAAAGGCTAACCTGGAGGCTATGGTAAAGGCCGGATTGAACGGAATGACCATGCCGCGCCGTTTCGGTGGCTTGAACTTCCCGATTACGCCGTACACCATGTGCGCGGAAATCGTGGCACAGGCTGATGCCGGTTTCGGTAACATCTGGTCTTTGCAGGACTGTATTGAAACCTTGTATGAGTTCGGTAACGAAGACCAGCATAGCCGTTTCATTCCGCGTATCTGTGCGGGCGAAACCATGTCTATGGACTTGACTGAACCGGATGCAGGTTCCGATTTGCAGAGCGTGATGCTGAAGGCTACGTACGATGAGGCCAACAACTGTTGGCGTCTGAACGGAGTGAAACGTTTCATCACGAACGGTGATGCCAATATTCACTTGGTATTGGCCCGTTCGGAAGAAGGTACTCACGACGGTCGTGGCTTGTCTATGTTCATCTATGACAAGAACGATGGTGGAGTTGACGTACGTCGTATTGAAAACAAGCTGGGTATCCATGGTTCTCCGACTTGTGAACTGGTGTACAAGAATGCGAAGGCTGAACTTTGTGGCGACCGCAAGCTTGGTTTGATTAAATACGTCATGGCATTGATGAACGGTGCCCGTCTAGGTATCGCGGCTCAGTCAGTAGGTTTGAGCCAGGCTGCTTACGATGAAGCGTTGGCATACGCAAAAGACCGTAAGCAGTTCGGTAAGGCGATTATCGAATTCCCGGCAGTGTACGACATGCTGGCTACCATCAAGGCGAAACTGGATGCCGGTCGTGCGTTGTTGTATCAGACTTCCCGTTATGTGGATATCTACAAAGCCTTGGACGACATCGCCCGCGAACGCAAGCTGACTCCGGAAGAACGTCAGGAGCAGAAACGCTATGCGAAACTGGCCGACAGTTTTACCCCGCTGGCAAAAGGTATGAACTCTGAATATGCCAACCAGAATGCCTACGACTGTATCCAGGTACACGGCGGTTCCGGCTTCATGATGGAATATGCGTGTCAGCGTATCTACCGTGATGCCCGTATCACCAGCATCTATGAAGGAACTACTCAGTTGCAGACGGTTGCTGCCATCCGTTATGTGACCAATGGTTCGTATGCGGCTACTTTGCATGAATTTGAAACGATACCTTGTGCACCGGAATATGAAGGTTACATGAACCGTATCAAGGACATGACCCGTAAGCTGGAAGCTTGCACCAATGCAGTGAAGGAAGCACAGAACCAGGAACTGCTGGATTTCGTGGCCCGTCGTTTGTATGAAATGGCAGCTGTCTGCGTGATGAGCCACTTGCTGTTGCAGGATGCCACCAAGGCTCCTGAAATGTTCGGCAAGTCACTGAATGTGTATGTGAACTATGCAGAGGCTGAAGTGGAAAAACATTTCAACTTCATCCGCAAGTTCCAGACTGAAGAACTGGCAAGCTACCGGAAATAA
- a CDS encoding electron transfer flavoprotein subunit beta/FixA family protein: MSLKIVVLAKQVPDTRCVGKDAMNADGTINRAALPAIFNPEDLNALEQALRLKDTHPGSTVTILTMGPGRAAEIIREGLYRGADNGYLLTDRAFAGADTLATSYALATAIRKIGAYDIIVGGRQAIDGDTAQVGPQVAEKLGLPQVTYVEEIEEVKDGRIRVKRHIDGGVETVEAPLPIVLTVNGSAAPCRPRNAKLVQKYKRALGGQEKAAITKDGAELPYASLYESRPYLNITEWSVADVNGDTKQCGLSGSPTKVKKIENIIFQAKESKTLTGSDADVENLIVELLANHTIG, encoded by the coding sequence ATGAGTTTGAAAATTGTAGTATTGGCAAAACAAGTTCCCGATACACGCTGTGTGGGAAAAGATGCCATGAATGCTGACGGTACCATCAACCGTGCGGCACTTCCGGCGATTTTTAATCCGGAAGACTTGAATGCCTTGGAACAGGCACTCAGACTGAAAGACACACATCCCGGTTCTACTGTGACAATTCTGACAATGGGACCAGGCCGTGCCGCTGAAATCATTCGTGAAGGATTATACAGAGGAGCCGACAACGGTTATCTGCTGACAGACCGTGCCTTTGCCGGTGCCGATACGCTGGCCACTTCGTATGCGCTGGCAACTGCCATCCGTAAGATTGGTGCATACGACATCATCGTGGGCGGGCGTCAGGCTATCGATGGAGATACCGCACAGGTAGGTCCGCAGGTGGCTGAAAAACTGGGATTACCGCAGGTAACTTACGTAGAAGAAATTGAAGAAGTAAAAGACGGACGCATCCGCGTGAAACGTCATATCGACGGGGGTGTGGAAACCGTAGAAGCTCCGCTGCCGATTGTATTGACGGTGAACGGCAGTGCCGCTCCTTGCCGTCCGCGCAATGCGAAACTGGTGCAGAAATACAAACGTGCACTGGGTGGTCAGGAAAAAGCGGCCATTACCAAAGACGGGGCAGAACTGCCTTATGCTTCTTTGTATGAAAGCCGTCCTTATCTGAACATCACGGAATGGAGCGTAGCCGATGTAAACGGTGACACGAAACAATGCGGTCTGTCGGGTTCTCCGACCAAGGTGAAGAAGATTGAAAACATCATCTTCCAGGCAAAGGAAAGCAAGACACTCACCGGCAGCGATGCAGACGTAGAGAATTTGATTGTTGAACTGTTGGCTAACCATACTATCGGATAA
- a CDS encoding DUF6249 domain-containing protein, with protein MEELMIVANVAIVFGVIYKLFELFAGRRERMMLIEKLGDKLTPETFKHGIVYRPSLFSFGGLRVGCLLLGIGVGLLIGYGLVYATQPEYFMEDPSQVVKHTVSVIYGASVLLGGGLGLVISYLIEKKQLDKEK; from the coding sequence ATGGAAGAATTAATGATTGTGGCCAATGTGGCCATTGTATTTGGAGTGATTTACAAACTGTTTGAACTGTTTGCTGGAAGAAGAGAGCGGATGATGCTGATTGAGAAACTGGGAGATAAGCTGACGCCGGAGACTTTTAAGCATGGAATTGTGTATCGGCCCAGCTTGTTCTCTTTTGGTGGATTACGAGTGGGATGTCTGCTGTTGGGGATAGGTGTAGGATTGTTGATTGGATATGGTCTGGTGTATGCCACTCAGCCGGAATATTTTATGGAGGACCCAAGCCAAGTAGTAAAACATACGGTTTCCGTCATTTACGGAGCCAGTGTGTTGCTGGGAGGCGGTTTAGGCCTGGTCATCTCCTATTTGATTGAAAAGAAGCAGCTGGATAAGGAGAAATAA
- a CDS encoding RNA polymerase sigma factor, whose protein sequence is MQNEESHIIASILSGRTEQFSYFLDTYGPQVFHLIVRMVGSPEDAEELTQDCFMKAFTHLASFQENSSFSTWIYRIAYNTATSALRKKEHELLSFDDRMWNSLSDTEVDEALNTENEVQIEKLQRALTRLTSDEKALVTLFYEEEKPVTGIAYILHLTENNVKVKLHRVRKKLCTLMKEED, encoded by the coding sequence ATGCAAAACGAGGAATCACATATCATCGCATCCATTTTGAGCGGGAGAACCGAACAGTTCTCCTACTTTTTGGATACTTACGGGCCACAGGTGTTTCATCTGATTGTCCGCATGGTAGGCTCGCCGGAAGATGCAGAAGAACTGACGCAAGACTGTTTTATGAAAGCCTTCACCCACCTTGCCTCGTTTCAGGAGAACAGCAGTTTCTCTACCTGGATTTATCGCATCGCCTACAACACCGCCACCTCCGCCCTGCGGAAGAAAGAGCATGAACTCCTTTCGTTCGACGACCGGATGTGGAACAGCCTGTCGGATACGGAAGTAGATGAAGCACTCAATACGGAAAATGAAGTACAGATAGAAAAGCTGCAACGAGCCCTCACCCGTCTGACTTCGGACGAGAAGGCCCTGGTGACACTCTTCTATGAAGAAGAGAAACCGGTGACGGGAATAGCCTATATCCTTCACCTGACCGAAAATAATGTAAAAGTGAAACTACACCGCGTCCGCAAAAAATTATGTACCTTAATGAAAGAGGAGGATTGA
- a CDS encoding electron transfer flavoprotein subunit alpha/FixB family protein yields the protein MNNVFVYCEMEGAHVADVSLELLTKGRKLANQLGCQLETICAGSGLADVEKQVLPYGVDRVHVFDAPGLFPYTSLPHTSILVNLFKEEKPQICLMGATVIGRDLGPRVSSALTSGLTADCTQLEIGNHEDKKNGITYENLLYQIRPAFGGNIVATIVNPEHRPQMATVREGVMKKEIVDANYQGEVIRHDVAKYVPETDYVVKVIDRHVEKAKHNLKGAPIVVAGGYGMGSKEGFDMLFELAKELHAEVGASRAAVDAGFCEHDRQIGQTGVTVHPKLYIACGISGQIQHIAGMQDAGIIISVNSDPNAPINTIADYVINGTVEEVIPKMIKYYKKNSK from the coding sequence ATGAATAACGTATTTGTATATTGTGAGATGGAAGGTGCCCATGTGGCCGATGTCAGTCTCGAACTTTTAACCAAAGGTCGTAAGTTGGCCAACCAGCTGGGATGCCAGTTGGAAACGATTTGTGCCGGCAGTGGCCTTGCAGATGTAGAAAAACAAGTTTTGCCATACGGAGTAGACCGCGTGCATGTGTTCGACGCTCCGGGCTTGTTCCCTTATACTTCACTTCCTCATACTTCTATTCTTGTCAACTTGTTCAAGGAAGAAAAACCGCAGATTTGCCTGATGGGTGCGACGGTGATTGGTCGTGACCTGGGGCCGCGTGTGTCTTCAGCCTTGACGAGTGGTCTGACTGCCGACTGTACGCAGCTGGAAATCGGTAACCATGAAGACAAGAAGAACGGTATCACTTACGAAAACCTGTTGTATCAGATTCGTCCGGCTTTCGGCGGTAACATTGTGGCTACCATCGTCAATCCGGAACATCGTCCGCAGATGGCTACCGTTCGTGAAGGGGTGATGAAGAAAGAAATCGTAGATGCCAACTACCAGGGTGAAGTGATTCGTCACGACGTGGCGAAGTATGTGCCCGAAACGGATTATGTGGTGAAGGTTATCGACCGTCACGTGGAAAAAGCGAAACATAATCTGAAAGGAGCACCTATCGTGGTAGCCGGTGGTTACGGTATGGGTAGCAAGGAAGGTTTCGACATGCTGTTCGAACTGGCCAAGGAACTTCATGCAGAAGTCGGTGCCAGCCGTGCAGCGGTAGATGCCGGTTTCTGTGAACACGACCGTCAGATTGGTCAGACAGGGGTAACGGTACATCCGAAATTGTATATCGCTTGCGGTATTTCCGGACAGATTCAGCACATCGCCGGTATGCAGGATGCAGGTATCATCATTTCTGTGAACAGCGACCCGAATGCGCCGATCAACACCATCGCTGACTATGTCATCAACGGTACGGTGGAAGAGGTAATCCCGAAAATGATTAAGTATTATAAAAAGAACAGTAAATAA